The Ornithinimicrobium faecis region AGACTGCACGTCGGGTCCGGTCCGTTCGGGTCACTGCCGGGCCACCTCGATGACGCTTGGGGAAGGACAGGTTCCCCCAGAACTGAGCTGCCTGCTCGCCGGAGGCGAGGTGTCCAATCGAGCAGAGCCAGGCGGTTAGCACCATGCCGTGGGTCGCTACAACCAGGTCACCATCCGGAGCTCCGCGGACAGCGGCGTCGAACCGCGCTGCTGCGGTAGCTGGTCCTTCCCAGTTCTTGTGCCGCTCGTCGAGCAGTCCGGCGACCCACGCGCGTCGCCTCGGCTTGACGTCCGCTTCCATCGCCTCGTTCGGCCGCTGCACCTCGTTGAATCGGGAGTCAATCTTGAAGGACCCAGGGAGTGCGAGTTGCAGGGTCTCCTGGGCCTTGCGTTCCGCGGAAGCCCAGCGGTGGGCCTCAGGTGGAAGCTGCCCCCGCAAACTTTCCGCGGCGGCACGGCCTTCACTCGAGAGAGCCCAGTCCTGCGGCAACACTGAGCGGTCGAGATGCGGCATCGCGTGACGCAAGATCAAGACTCGACTCACGACAGCCCTCTCACAGGTGCAGGCTATGCGACATAGACGTACCAGTTAAGAATAGTTCGCTGCATCTTCTCGACATTGTCGAGGTGCAGCGAAGACTGCACAGCCCGGCCCCGGCGAACCTTGCACGATCAGGGCCTCCCGGCACGTGCTGTGAAAAGTAGCGCGCCTCGTGGCAGGCTTGTCGGATGGAGCCGAAGGTGGAGTTGAACAGGTGGCCCGGGTCCCGTCATGAGAACGCTCCCAACCGTCATGTCCTGGTCCTGCCGGGGAGGGGCTACACCGTCCAGTTGCCCGGCCTGCACCTGCCGATGCGCACGCTGGCTCTACAGGGGTGGCAGGTGTGGACGGCGACCTGGTCTGGGATTGACGGGCTGGGCGACCTAGAGGCAGTCGAAGCCCTTGTGGTCCGAGCATGCGAGACCTTCGAGCAACGGATGGGGAGGCTGCCCCATCTGGTGCTCGCCAAGTCGATGGGCACGCTGGCAGCAGGCTGGGTCGCGGATCATGATTTGCCGGCAATCTGGACTACGCCGCTGCTCAATGTCGAGGGCTGTGTTCGTGACCTCGCGCGTTCGGCAGCGCCCGCCCTACTCATCGGCGGGTCCGACGACTCTTCCTGGGACGACGCAGCGGCAGCCATGACGGGCCTGCCAAGCGTGATCGTGCCCGGTGCTGACCACAGTTGGGAGACAGGGCACTGGCGCGAGGAGTTAGCTGGCCTCGAGCAGCTCTGCGAGGCGGTCGAAGAGTTCGCTGCTCGCCTTCAGCCGGTGACTTCCGCAGGGTGATGCCCCTCCCTGACGCGACCGGGTCAGGCGGGATGCCAGTCTGGCGGGTGCAACAACCGGTTCGTCATCGTCCGGGAGCGACGGTCAAAGTCAGGCGACCCGGGCGATGCCCATCATATGGTTGGTCATGTCTCTGATCCCGGGGATGGATCCTGTCCGCCGGACGATCGCGAGGGCAGCCTCGACCAGGTCGGGGTCAGTGCCGGAGATCTGTTCCAGAGCCAGCCCCGCGGATCCCTCGATGGCGTGGACCTCCACCTCGAGCAAGCCGGCCTCTGCGAGTTCCTGGGCCAACTCCTCTCCGGTGTGGAAGTGGCCCGCCGGGAAGCGGCCGTAGGAACCAGGAACTCCACTTTCCAGCAGTTGGACCCACTCTTGGGGGTAGGGAACTGGGACATCCTGGGCGAGGCTGAAATCGGCGTGCCGACTGAATCTGGGGATGGCTGCCGCGAAGACCCACCCGCGGGGTCGAACGACGCGGGAGGCTTCCCGCAGGCAGAGGAGCCGGTCAGCAAGGTCGTGCAGGTGGTACAGAGGGCCGAAGAGCAGGGCCACGTCAAAGGAGTTGTCGTCGACGTCGAGGTGGCGCGCGTCGCCGACACGGGCCTCAAACGTCCCACGCTCTTGCGCCTTGTCCACCTGGGCCTGCACCGGGTCGAGCAAGAGAACGGAGTGGCCCTTGTCGGCCAGGGGCGCTGCGTGGACGCCGGAAGCACCGCCGATGTCGATGATGCGCGAGGAGGGCGTGATCCGTTCCGTCACCAGTTCCTGGGTGCGGATGAACTCGAGCGCTCCCTGGGCCGACCGTTCCACGAGGCGATCTGCCTCGTCAAACACGCGCGAGTAGTACTCCTGAATGGCGGTGTCGATGCTGACCTGCTCCATGGCTCGCAGGCTAATCCCTCAACAACGAGGCGACAACGGGCGCCACCGTCTCATAACATGATGTTGGCAAAACGCCCGAACTGCATCACTTCAGCTAATTTCTGGAATCAACGGCCGTTCTTACAGTCTTGAGTGCATCTCGACAAATGTTACATAGGGAGGTGTCGAGATGCAGCGGAGGTCGTACAACCCTGAGCGGCGAACCTTGCACGATCGAGTCCACCGCGGCTGGTCGTGCAAGGTAGGCGGTTCACTGTCAGCGGCAATAGCGTGCAGCGAAGTGAAAGACGGTACCTGGCGACGTAGACGATGCTCGCGGCAGAAGGATAGGCTTCTGCGACCACCGCTGATGATCGGGCCATATACGGGCTGGCCTTGGTGGACTAGCGGCGTTGGCGAGCCCAGAGCACGGACGCGATGCCTGTGGCCGCAACAGTGAGGAGCAGCCACCACACCGCGCGGGCTACCTTGCCGGTGGCCATCATGACGGCGTCGCTTTCAAGGAAACTCTCAGCGACGTGCAAACTGTTCAACGTTGCCACCGCGAACACCACGGCCAAGGCGGTAAACAGACTCGCGGGATTGATCCAGCGGTCTGCCCAGCGAGGCCGTGCGGTGGGTTCCAATGCCTGTGCCTGCATGTAACAACGCCTCTTCTCATCTGTGCGGCTGCCTCAGGACGCTAGCGTGTCGCGGATGGTGGCGCCAGCCACTTAATTGCCCGACCCACCGTCTCGCATCGCCATGCGGCCACGCTACGCGGCATGAGAGTGAATCTTGAGGCATGCTTTTCGGATGAACAAGTGGGAGGCCGACGGACGCCGGTTCGAGGTGCTGATGGCGTCGGATATCGTCCGTGACGGCATGGCCCTCGAACTCTCGGACCTGGATTCGGAACGGGGGTCCGGGCCAGCCCTCGAGATCTTCTGGTCTGACGCGGACAAGACATTTACGTTCTTCGCTCACCGCGCCATCAACATTCCGCTGGAGATCCTGTCTCGCTTTGTTGACGAGGCCGTGCGCAGTCTGCCGCCGAGCAGCTGACCGCTTACGTGCGGTGCGGGCAGCGGCACTAGGCGTGCGACCACGCCCCCTGCGGCAAATGTCGGACGAACGTAGCAGTCCTCCGCGCGGCAGAGTCGGACGGTTCTTAGGGTGACCGGCGGGCACCGAGTGTGCACGCGAGGTGCCGGCGCTCTATGAGGGGTCGGCGGACGGGCTCGGCTGACTGACCGCCACAGCCGTGAGCTCCTTCACGAAGGCGTCCTTGCCAGCAAGGTAGGCCGGTCGGTCGGCAGGGTGGCGCGTCGCCAGTATTTCTTTGATCTGCGCGTAGCGCCGACGCCAACTCGCGTCTCGGCGCAGGAGATCACGGGTGGCGATCATCTCGTCGATTGCCGGGTGTCCCTCGCTGAAGAGGTGGACATGGGCGGCCCTGCTGTCGTTCTCCACCAGGCGAAGGAAGCGGCGGTCCGGATCATCTGCGAAGGTGCCCGGCCGGTACTGAAGCCCTGCCTCTTCCAACGCAGTCGTCGCCGGTACTAGGTGGCCCCTGGGTACGGTCACCAGGACGTCCACGCAGTTCTTCGCCGCTAGACCAGGCACAGAAGTGGAACCAACATGCTCAACCTTCGCCCCGGAAGGCAGCACGGGCGCCCACATGTCACGAAGAGCTTCAAAACGGGTGGCCCACGAAGACTGGTAGGGCACAAAGTTGAGTTCACCGAGCATAAAAAAAATCATAGGCGACGATCCAGGAGTCCCTCGTTACACGCTCATCGGCATGAGAGTGAGATCGCGCGTAGACAGGAGCGCTTGAGGAAGCCATCCCATCGGGCGATCACGCAGTGTGATGCTTCGGATCACGCCAGCCTATTGCCGCATACGAGTGGCGTTTGTGCGGAGTTCGCTGAATCTCGACAGACATCGACACAAGCGCTCACTAGAAGCTGCTAGCCATATTCGTGAATCGTGAGTAGTGGCCCTGGAAAGCGACTGTGATTGTGTCGGTCGGGCCGTTACGGTGCTTGGCCACGATGACGTCAGCCTCACCTTCGCGTGGCGACTCCCGCTCATACATCGATTCGCGGTGAAGGAGGATGACGACGTCAGCATCTTGCTCGATCGAGTTGTGAACGGCGATCCCGTTTGCCACGAAGTTGTGGGTGCCAAGCACTGTGGCGTCGAAAACTTCCTCGACACCCTCCAGCTCGATCGAAGTGACCCGGTCCCAGAAGACGTCGTTCGTCGCCTCCATCTCCAACTCAGCGCTATCCAAAACCGTCGCCACTCGGGCGAGGCGCTCCCGGGAAGGCGCTGACTTGTAGAGCGTGCTGCCGCAGTGATGAGTGCCTAACGCAGCCTGGAACTCCCGGGTCGTCATCCCCTGCTCCGTCATCTCCGCGCGAACTGCGTCCCACACCTGGATGGGCACCGTGTCGACGTTGGTGTTCGCCTGGCAGTCGCGGATGATTTCGAGCAGCGCCGCCGCCGAGGCCGACCGCCCGCCATGGACCCCGATCTCCTGCAGAAAGCGCCGCTGACTGTCAGCTCCCGAGATGTCGATCGTGTAGCCGTCCTTGTAACCACTTTTGCGGACGGTCCGAGTACGGGTGGAGATGCCAAAGCGCAGCAAGAGGGTGGACAGGTCATCGACCAGGGTGCGGCTGGTCGAGTGGTAGTAGATCCGTCCACCGCGCTGAGACTTGTTGACCGTGACCGAGCCGTCGGTCGCCCAGATATGACGCAGGAACAGCGCGATCTGCGGCTTGGGCGCATGGAAGAGCCCCGCTGGAACAAACTTCTCATGACTCCGCAGACCAAACAGCCCCAGCCCATCGAGCCACTCTGCGATCGGGTTGCGACGACCACGTGCGAGCCGGTACGGCGCTCGCAGACGGAGAGTTGTGCAGCGTGCAGCCGGATAGTCGTCACGCACCGCCATGACCCCGAAGTGCAGCGCGGCACGCGTCACCGCGCGCAGGTTCTCCTCATCAATGGATGCATAACGCAGTGGCTGCCTCTTGACGAACGAGCCATCACCGATCAGGTGCGCAAGCAAAACCACCTCGTCGTCGGCCCATGGCTCATGCTGCTCTGGGGCGGGCACGTGCCGCGGGACCGCCAGGCGGTCACTCGTGCGGAGGTCGCCCAGCGCGCGCCACCCCTCGTAGGTCAGGAAACGGTGGTTCTCCGTCGCACGGATCGTCTTGCCCGACGCCAACGTCATCCGGAACACCGGCTTCTGCCCGGTCGAGAAGACGTGGGTCACGTGGCGTCGCACATAGCGCAGGGAGTCATCGAGTGCCCACACCGGGACGTCACGCTCCCCCGACTGATGCAGGTCGCCCAGGGTGACTTGTGCGCCAGTGTCGGCTCGGAGCACCCTGGTGTCAGCGGTGAGGCATCCAGACTCACGAAGGTCTGACATCTGCGGCTTCTTGTCGGTGCGCTGCTCGGGGCCACGGTTGAGCTGCGAAAGAGCAATGACGGGCACCTCGAGCTCCTTAGCCAGGAGCTTGAGCGCACGGGAGAACTCCGCGACCTCCTGCTGACGGGACTCGACACGCTTGCCCGAACTCATCAGCTGCAGGTAGTCAACGATGACCAGCTTGAGGTTGTGGCGCTGCTTGAGCCGGCGGCACTTGGCCCGGATCTCCATCAGAGACATATTGGGGCTGTCGTCGATGAAGAGCGGTGCGCCGTGGATGCGGCCCTGCGTCTCGGCGATGCGGGCCCAGTCCTGGTCACGCATCGTGCCCTTGCGCATGTGCTGCAGCGCGATCTCCGACTCGGCAGACAGCAGTCGCATGGTGATCTCGGTGCGGCTCATCTCCAGGCTGAAGACAACAGTTGCCAGGTCGCTCTTAATGGCAGCGGCACGGGCAATATCCAAGGCAAGGGTAGATTTCCCGACAGCCGGCCTAGCAGCGATGATGACCATCTGTCCGGGGTGCAAACCGTTAGTCAGCTCGTCGAGATCGGTGAAGCCGGTCGGGACCCCGAGCATCTCCCCCGAGGTGCCTGCAGCGTGTTCGATCTCGTCCATCGTCGGCTCGAGCAGCGCTGATAACTGGTGATAGTCCTCGCCCCCGCGCTTGTCCGCGACGCTATAGACCTCTGCCTGAGCCAGGTTGACGATGTCATCGACGTCACCGCCACCTTGCGCATAGCCCATCTGCACGATGCGCGTGCCAGCCTCAACCAACCGGCGCAACACCGCGCGCTCGGCGACGATCTCGGCGTAGTAGCCCGCGTTGGCGGCAG contains the following coding sequences:
- a CDS encoding histidine phosphatase family protein: MSRVLILRHAMPHLDRSVLPQDWALSSEGRAAAESLRGQLPPEAHRWASAERKAQETLQLALPGSFKIDSRFNEVQRPNEAMEADVKPRRRAWVAGLLDERHKNWEGPATAAARFDAAVRGAPDGDLVVATHGMVLTAWLCSIGHLASGEQAAQFWGNLSFPKRHRGGPAVTRTDRTRRAVFPACRQLTRHSVRAPAPESLAREARQDAYPPKAGAHPDASRSAGRAGS
- a CDS encoding class I SAM-dependent methyltransferase; the protein is MEQVSIDTAIQEYYSRVFDEADRLVERSAQGALEFIRTQELVTERITPSSRIIDIGGASGVHAAPLADKGHSVLLLDPVQAQVDKAQERGTFEARVGDARHLDVDDNSFDVALLFGPLYHLHDLADRLLCLREASRVVRPRGWVFAAAIPRFSRHADFSLAQDVPVPYPQEWVQLLESGVPGSYGRFPAGHFHTGEELAQELAEAGLLEVEVHAIEGSAGLALEQISGTDPDLVEAALAIVRRTGSIPGIRDMTNHMMGIARVA
- a CDS encoding GrpB family protein, producing MLGELNFVPYQSSWATRFEALRDMWAPVLPSGAKVEHVGSTSVPGLAAKNCVDVLVTVPRGHLVPATTALEEAGLQYRPGTFADDPDRRFLRLVENDSRAAHVHLFSEGHPAIDEMIATRDLLRRDASWRRRYAQIKEILATRHPADRPAYLAGKDAFVKELTAVAVSQPSPSADPS
- a CDS encoding replicative DNA helicase yields the protein MSLSELEASYSEVPDGPPEDRLPPQDVAAEQSALGSMMLSKDAIADCVETLKSVDFYRPAHESIYEAVLDLYGRGEPVDAVTVSDELSKRGDLARIGGTPYLYQLINGVPTAANAGYYAEIVAERAVLRRLVEAGTRIVQMGYAQGGGDVDDIVNLAQAEVYSVADKRGGEDYHQLSALLEPTMDEIEHAAGTSGEMLGVPTGFTDLDELTNGLHPGQMVIIAARPAVGKSTLALDIARAAAIKSDLATVVFSLEMSRTEITMRLLSAESEIALQHMRKGTMRDQDWARIAETQGRIHGAPLFIDDSPNMSLMEIRAKCRRLKQRHNLKLVIVDYLQLMSSGKRVESRQQEVAEFSRALKLLAKELEVPVIALSQLNRGPEQRTDKKPQMSDLRESGCLTADTRVLRADTGAQVTLGDLHQSGERDVPVWALDDSLRYVRRHVTHVFSTGQKPVFRMTLASGKTIRATENHRFLTYEGWRALGDLRTSDRLAVPRHVPAPEQHEPWADDEVVLLAHLIGDGSFVKRQPLRYASIDEENLRAVTRAALHFGVMAVRDDYPAARCTTLRLRAPYRLARGRRNPIAEWLDGLGLFGLRSHEKFVPAGLFHAPKPQIALFLRHIWATDGSVTVNKSQRGGRIYYHSTSRTLVDDLSTLLLRFGISTRTRTVRKSGYKDGYTIDISGADSQRRFLQEIGVHGGRSASAAALLEIIRDCQANTNVDTVPIQVWDAVRAEMTEQGMTTREFQAALGTHHCGSTLYKSAPSRERLARVATVLDSAELEMEATNDVFWDRVTSIELEGVEEVFDATVLGTHNFVANGIAVHNSIEQDADVVILLHRESMYERESPREGEADVIVAKHRNGPTDTITVAFQGHYSRFTNMASSF